One genomic region from Nocardia vinacea encodes:
- a CDS encoding ribose-phosphate diphosphokinase — protein sequence MTASWIDNQKNLMLFSGRAHPELAEQVAKELDVHVTPQTARDFANGEIFVRFEESVRGSDAFVLQSFPAPLNQWLMEQLIMIDALKRGSAKRITAVLPFYPYARQDKKHRGREPISARLVADLLKTAGADRIITVDLHTDQIQGFFDGPVDHMHAQLQLAEYVRNNYSLEHITVVSPDSGRVRVAEKWADSLGGSPLAFIHKTRDPLVPNQIKANRVVGEVEGRTCILIDDMIDTGGTIAGAVKVLKEAGAGDVVIAATHGVLSDPAAERLANCGAKEVVVTNTLPLSEDRKFPQLTVLSIAPLLARTIREVFENGSVTGLFNGNA from the coding sequence GTGACCGCGTCATGGATCGACAACCAGAAGAACCTGATGCTCTTCTCGGGACGCGCCCATCCTGAGCTGGCCGAGCAGGTGGCCAAGGAACTCGACGTCCACGTCACCCCGCAGACTGCGCGCGACTTCGCCAACGGCGAGATCTTCGTCCGGTTCGAGGAGTCCGTGCGCGGATCGGATGCCTTTGTGCTGCAGAGCTTTCCGGCTCCGCTGAACCAATGGCTGATGGAACAGCTCATCATGATCGACGCGCTCAAGCGCGGTTCGGCCAAGCGGATCACCGCGGTGCTGCCGTTCTACCCGTACGCCCGTCAGGACAAGAAGCACCGCGGCCGCGAGCCCATCTCCGCCCGCCTGGTCGCCGACCTGCTCAAGACCGCAGGCGCGGACCGCATCATCACCGTCGACCTGCACACCGATCAGATCCAGGGCTTCTTCGACGGCCCGGTCGATCACATGCACGCCCAGCTGCAGCTGGCCGAGTACGTGCGCAACAACTACAGCCTCGAGCACATCACCGTGGTCTCCCCTGATTCCGGTCGCGTGCGCGTCGCGGAGAAGTGGGCCGACTCGCTGGGCGGCTCGCCGCTGGCGTTCATCCACAAGACCCGCGACCCGCTGGTGCCGAACCAGATCAAGGCCAACCGTGTGGTCGGTGAGGTCGAGGGCCGCACCTGCATCCTGATCGACGACATGATCGACACCGGCGGCACCATCGCGGGCGCGGTCAAGGTGCTCAAGGAGGCCGGCGCCGGTGATGTGGTCATCGCCGCGACCCACGGCGTGCTCAGCGATCCGGCTGCAGAGCGCCTGGCCAATTGTGGTGCCAAGGAGGTCGTGGTCACCAATACGCTGCCGCTCAGCGAGGACAGGAAGTTCCCGCAGCTGACCGTGCTGTCGATCGCGCCGCTGCTGGCTCGCACGATTCGCGAGGTCTTCGAGAACGGTTCGGTCACCGGACTTTTCAACGGCAACGCGTAG
- a CDS encoding DUF2461 domain-containing protein yields the protein MSRFGGFPLAGLDFYEDLEADNSKAFWTAHKDVYEESVKAPMVALTAELEADFGTAKIFRPYRDVRFSKDKVPYKTAQGAVVSVAPGTGWYVQISAAGLFVGGGFYAGSPAQIAQLRTTIDDQVRGPELEAILAKLTKAGFTIGGERLKTKPKGYDADHPRIDLLRHKSLTCSKEYGAPAWLDKPRAAKEVRTAWETMRPFIEWLGAVVSGAPART from the coding sequence ATGAGTCGATTCGGTGGTTTCCCACTCGCGGGGCTGGACTTTTACGAGGATTTGGAAGCCGATAACTCGAAGGCCTTCTGGACCGCGCACAAGGATGTCTACGAGGAGTCGGTCAAGGCGCCGATGGTCGCGCTGACCGCGGAGTTGGAGGCGGACTTCGGGACCGCCAAGATTTTCCGGCCGTACCGGGACGTGCGTTTCTCCAAGGACAAGGTGCCCTACAAGACGGCGCAGGGCGCGGTGGTCAGCGTTGCGCCGGGTACGGGCTGGTATGTGCAGATCAGCGCGGCCGGACTCTTCGTCGGCGGCGGATTCTATGCGGGCTCCCCCGCGCAGATCGCCCAGTTGCGCACAACCATCGATGACCAGGTCCGCGGCCCGGAGCTGGAGGCCATCCTGGCGAAGCTCACCAAGGCCGGATTCACCATCGGCGGCGAGCGGCTCAAGACCAAGCCGAAGGGGTACGACGCCGACCATCCGCGCATCGATCTGCTGCGGCACAAATCGCTGACCTGCAGTAAGGAATACGGCGCACCGGCCTGGTTGGACAAACCCCGCGCCGCGAAGGAGGTCCGCACCGCCTGGGAGACGATGCGGCCCTTCATCGAATGGCTGGGCGCGGTGGTCAGTGGTGCGCCGGCTCGGACCTAA
- the egtD gene encoding L-histidine N(alpha)-methyltransferase gives MTAPTLEIYLSDDDLTSALRADARLGLTADPKWLPPKWFYDARGSELFEQITELPEYYPTRTERALLERVVGEIARTAQAEVLVELGAGSAAKTRLLLSALTAEGPLKTYVPQDVSSSALRAAAAEIATEFPGLAVHGVVSDFTDTLHNLPRGGRRMIAFLGGTIGNLVPAERAEFLSSIREVLEPGEQLLLGAGLVIDPAVLVPAYDDAAGVTAEFNRNVLHVLNSRLDADFEPDKFAHVATWETEDEWIEMRLEATEDMTVTVRELDLTLQFTRGEQMRTEISAKFRIDGLDAELAAAGFETEQVWTDPDNRFALVLAARC, from the coding sequence ATGACCGCACCGACGCTGGAGATCTACCTATCCGATGACGACCTCACCTCGGCGTTGCGCGCGGATGCCAGACTCGGCCTCACCGCGGACCCGAAGTGGTTGCCACCCAAGTGGTTCTACGACGCCCGCGGCAGTGAACTGTTCGAGCAGATCACCGAACTCCCCGAGTACTACCCGACTCGCACCGAACGCGCGCTGCTGGAGCGGGTAGTCGGCGAGATCGCCCGCACCGCGCAGGCCGAGGTCCTGGTCGAACTCGGAGCGGGATCGGCCGCGAAGACCAGGCTGCTGCTGTCCGCACTGACCGCCGAGGGACCGCTGAAAACCTATGTTCCGCAGGATGTCTCGTCCTCGGCGCTGCGGGCCGCCGCCGCGGAGATCGCTACCGAGTTCCCGGGCCTCGCGGTGCACGGCGTGGTCAGCGATTTCACCGACACCCTGCACAATCTGCCGCGCGGCGGCCGCCGCATGATCGCCTTCCTCGGCGGCACCATCGGCAACCTGGTCCCCGCCGAACGGGCCGAATTCCTGTCCAGCATCCGCGAGGTGCTGGAGCCGGGGGAGCAGCTGCTACTTGGCGCGGGCCTGGTGATCGACCCCGCCGTACTGGTCCCCGCCTATGACGACGCGGCCGGTGTCACCGCCGAATTCAACCGAAATGTCTTGCATGTCTTGAACAGTCGCCTCGACGCCGACTTCGAGCCGGATAAGTTCGCCCACGTCGCCACTTGGGAAACCGAAGACGAGTGGATCGAAATGCGGCTGGAGGCCACCGAAGACATGACCGTGACGGTCCGTGAACTGGACCTCACCCTCCAGTTCACGCGCGGCGAGCAGATGCGCACCGAAATCTCGGCCAAATTCCGTATCGACGGATTGGACGCCGAACTGGCCGCAGCGGGATTCGAGACCGAACAGGTCTGGACCGATCCGGACAACCGCTTCGCCCTCGTCCTCGCCGCTCGCTGTTAG
- the egtC gene encoding ergothioneine biosynthesis protein EgtC produces the protein MCRQLGYVGPPVRVGDMLTLGSHSLRTQAWAPKDMRGGGTINADGFGVAWWRDDDGVTVSRYRNSAPIWTDPAVEEVLPQLESWAVLAAVRSATVGMPVERNACAPFTHGRWAFSHNGMVPDWRRALSAVAEEFGSTATELGAGPLFEPVQLLEAESATDAATLWVMLRSLLSTDTPDGSWAAAPAALSLLVSAVLAQSPGARLNFLLGDGRQLWATTVYHSLSALVTDDFAILSSEPFDDDPRWQPIPDRQLVSARPGALSVTPLVDVPSTKGSLL, from the coding sequence ATGTGTCGTCAACTCGGTTACGTCGGTCCGCCGGTACGCGTGGGCGACATGTTGACGCTCGGTTCGCATTCCCTGCGGACCCAGGCGTGGGCGCCCAAGGATATGCGCGGAGGCGGGACGATCAATGCGGATGGGTTCGGGGTGGCCTGGTGGCGTGACGACGACGGCGTGACCGTCAGTCGGTATCGCAACTCGGCGCCCATCTGGACCGATCCGGCGGTGGAAGAGGTCCTGCCGCAACTGGAGTCGTGGGCGGTATTGGCGGCGGTTCGCTCGGCGACTGTGGGTATGCCGGTCGAGCGGAATGCCTGTGCACCGTTCACACATGGCCGGTGGGCGTTCAGCCATAACGGCATGGTGCCCGATTGGCGGCGGGCCCTCAGCGCGGTCGCCGAAGAATTCGGCTCCACCGCAACCGAACTGGGCGCGGGGCCGCTGTTCGAGCCGGTGCAGTTGCTGGAGGCCGAATCCGCGACCGATGCGGCGACGCTCTGGGTGATGCTGCGCAGTCTGCTCTCGACCGACACTCCCGACGGTTCGTGGGCGGCGGCGCCGGCGGCATTGAGTCTGCTGGTCTCGGCCGTGCTGGCCCAATCCCCGGGCGCCCGACTGAATTTCCTGCTCGGTGATGGCAGGCAGCTGTGGGCGACCACCGTCTACCACTCGCTATCCGCCCTGGTGACCGATGATTTCGCCATCCTGTCCTCGGAACCCTTCGACGACGACCCGCGCTGGCAGCCGATTCCGGATCGCCAGCTGGTCAGCGCCCGCCCAGGCGCGCTGTCCGTCACACCGCTAGTAGACGTTCCAAGCACGAAAGGCTCGCTCCTATGA
- the egtB gene encoding ergothioneine biosynthesis protein EgtB, producing MTIQYPATDNSGTEQLRDRIAEVLTRARDRTTGLTTLDEAELVAQHSRLMSPLVWDLAHIGNQEELWLVRDVGRRDAVRADIDELYDAFKHARANRPELPLLNPTQARGYVGTVRDKVWDVLETSALHGDPLVDGGFAFGMIAQHEQQHDETMLATHQLRTGPVVLSAPAAPTATAPVGGEVVIPAGEFVMGASTDAWALDNERPAHPVHVPAFAIDVAPITNAQYQAFIADGGYERPELWSERGWAHRQEAGLVAPQFWECDPAGHWWRRGFGVMTPVRPQQPVVHVCWFEAEAYAAWAGKRLPTEAEWEKAARFDPETGTSRRYPWGDAEPDSVTANLGQRHLEPAEVGAYPAGVSPAGVHQLIGDVWEWTASGFEAYPGFRAFPYAEYSDVFFGGDYRVLRGGSFGTDPVACRGTFRNWDHPVRRQIFAGFRLARDLRKGEGE from the coding sequence GTGACCATTCAGTACCCCGCAACGGATAATTCCGGCACCGAACAATTGCGTGACCGGATCGCCGAAGTGCTCACCCGCGCAAGGGATCGCACCACCGGCCTCACCACGCTCGATGAAGCGGAGCTGGTCGCCCAGCATTCGCGACTGATGAGCCCGCTCGTCTGGGATCTCGCCCATATCGGCAATCAGGAAGAGCTCTGGCTGGTGCGCGATGTCGGCCGACGCGACGCGGTGCGCGCCGATATCGACGAGCTGTACGACGCCTTCAAACACGCCCGCGCCAATCGCCCCGAACTGCCCCTGCTCAACCCCACCCAGGCCCGCGGCTATGTCGGCACCGTGCGCGACAAGGTGTGGGATGTGTTGGAAACCAGCGCTTTACATGGTGATCCACTGGTCGACGGCGGCTTCGCATTCGGCATGATCGCCCAGCACGAGCAGCAGCACGACGAAACCATGCTCGCCACCCATCAATTGCGCACCGGCCCGGTCGTGCTGTCCGCACCCGCCGCACCGACGGCGACTGCTCCTGTCGGTGGCGAAGTCGTCATTCCCGCAGGCGAATTCGTCATGGGCGCGTCGACCGACGCGTGGGCACTGGACAATGAGCGTCCGGCGCATCCGGTGCATGTGCCCGCCTTCGCCATCGACGTCGCACCGATCACCAACGCGCAGTACCAGGCCTTCATTGCCGACGGCGGCTACGAGCGGCCCGAGCTGTGGTCCGAACGCGGTTGGGCGCACCGGCAGGAGGCGGGTCTGGTGGCGCCGCAGTTCTGGGAGTGCGATCCGGCCGGGCACTGGTGGCGCCGGGGATTCGGCGTGATGACGCCGGTGCGCCCGCAGCAGCCGGTGGTGCACGTCTGCTGGTTCGAGGCCGAGGCGTATGCCGCTTGGGCTGGTAAGCGTCTACCCACCGAGGCCGAATGGGAGAAGGCGGCGCGTTTCGATCCGGAGACCGGCACGTCCCGCCGCTACCCGTGGGGTGATGCCGAACCCGATTCCGTCACCGCCAATCTCGGTCAGCGGCACCTGGAACCCGCTGAGGTCGGCGCATATCCGGCCGGTGTCTCCCCGGCCGGTGTGCATCAGCTCATCGGCGACGTATGGGAGTGGACCGCCTCGGGTTTCGAGGCTTATCCGGGCTTCCGCGCCTTCCCTTACGCCGAATACTCCGATGTGTTCTTCGGCGGTGACTACCGAGTCCTGCGCGGCGGCTCCTTCGGCACCGATCCGGTCGCTTGCCGCGGCACCTTCCGCAACTGGGACCACCCCGTCCGCCGCCAGATCTTCGCTGGCTTCCGCCTGGCCCGCGACCTGCGAAAAGGCGAGGGCGAGTGA
- the egtA gene encoding ergothioneine biosynthesis glutamate--cysteine ligase EgtA, whose amino-acid sequence MAVTLEHPKRVIALENGELSSRAAAEAYLEKICFKLGPPTLIGAELEWLTVQGECSSSGPSAAPRPQLAAFADALGPYAPRSIAPDSPALPLPGGSRVTIEPGGQIELSSAPFAAAAQLCEGLHADARMLRDLLGSRSIRTVSAAADADRRPKRVLRLPRYRAMEESFSGIGPFGKLMMCNTAATQVSVDAGADRDEVTARWNALYTIGPALLAAFACSPELHGAPVGVWASQRMRTWLRLDHARTRPAVEAWPDPIAGYARWALDVPLLCVRRPDGVSGNGGDIGWSAPPEATFADWLSGALDDEIGRRPDVGDLDYHLTTLFPPVRASGHLEVRYLDAQPDNDWTVPIHVFDALLSTPAVVAEATALAAPLAGRWLDAARCGLVDPEIRGVAVELLILAAAHAASPAAAREIESAAERCRSGRTPTDELVSRSADQPEEHS is encoded by the coding sequence ATGGCGGTCACGCTCGAGCATCCGAAGCGGGTCATTGCGCTGGAAAATGGCGAGCTCTCCTCGCGGGCCGCGGCCGAGGCGTATCTCGAAAAAATCTGTTTCAAGCTGGGGCCACCAACGCTCATCGGCGCCGAACTGGAATGGCTCACCGTGCAGGGTGAGTGTTCGTCGTCCGGCCCATCGGCCGCCCCCCGCCCGCAACTGGCTGCATTCGCAGATGCACTCGGACCCTATGCACCGCGGTCCATCGCCCCCGATTCACCGGCACTTCCGCTGCCAGGGGGTAGCCGGGTCACCATCGAACCCGGCGGTCAGATCGAACTCTCCAGTGCCCCGTTCGCCGCTGCCGCGCAGTTGTGCGAGGGTTTGCACGCCGATGCTCGGATGCTGCGGGATCTACTCGGATCCCGATCCATCCGCACCGTCTCCGCCGCCGCCGATGCGGACCGCCGCCCGAAACGGGTCCTGCGGTTACCGCGCTATCGCGCCATGGAAGAGTCCTTCAGCGGTATCGGCCCCTTCGGCAAATTGATGATGTGCAATACCGCCGCTACGCAGGTCAGCGTCGATGCCGGTGCGGACCGCGACGAGGTCACCGCACGGTGGAATGCGCTGTACACAATCGGTCCCGCGCTACTCGCGGCCTTCGCCTGCTCGCCCGAATTACACGGTGCACCGGTGGGCGTGTGGGCATCCCAGCGCATGCGGACCTGGTTGCGTCTCGACCACGCTCGTACCCGTCCCGCGGTGGAGGCCTGGCCCGACCCGATCGCCGGCTATGCGCGTTGGGCCCTGGATGTCCCGCTGCTGTGCGTTCGCCGCCCCGATGGCGTATCCGGCAACGGCGGCGATATCGGCTGGTCAGCGCCGCCGGAGGCGACCTTTGCGGACTGGTTGTCCGGTGCGTTGGACGACGAGATCGGCCGACGTCCCGATGTCGGCGATCTCGACTATCACCTGACCACGCTGTTCCCACCGGTACGAGCCTCCGGACATCTCGAGGTCCGCTATCTGGATGCGCAGCCCGATAACGACTGGACCGTCCCGATCCATGTCTTCGACGCCCTGCTGTCGACTCCGGCGGTTGTCGCCGAGGCGACGGCGCTCGCCGCGCCACTCGCGGGCCGTTGGCTCGACGCGGCGCGCTGCGGGTTGGTCGATCCGGAGATCCGTGGCGTCGCGGTCGAGTTGCTGATCCTGGCCGCGGCACATGCGGCGAGTCCGGCGGCGGCGCGCGAGATCGAATCCGCCGCCGAACGATGTCGCAGCGGTCGCACCCCGACCGATGAACTCGTTTCGCGCAGTGCGGATCAGCCCGAGGAGCATTCGTGA
- a CDS encoding aminotransferase class V-fold PLP-dependent enzyme has translation MLDENRVRADIPAYGAGSDLVFLDSAGSSLPPRVVVDTVVAHLRREAEIGGYRAANERLDDLAAVKTDIGRLINADPTGIALSDSATRAWADFFYSVPLAPGDRILISGADYASNAIAALQRAKATGAVVEQIPSDGSGQLDLDALADMVDERVQLVSVLHAPTNGGLVNPAADATRIAHSVGALVLLDACQSAGQLPIDVAELDVDALSVTGRKWLRGPRGTGFLYVRPGLAASMEPQRLDLHSAQWTGPQEYALVPDARRFEFWECDVAARLGLGAAVRYLLELGPDDVYDAIAVRAEHLRKSLPEIDGVTVRDIGIRHSGIVSFTVEGKSAVEVRDRLAAQNITVTASHASSTLLDMTARGLDSVVRASPHCFVSFEELDRFVGAVATL, from the coding sequence ATGCTCGACGAGAATCGCGTACGCGCCGACATACCGGCCTACGGCGCCGGATCCGATCTGGTCTTCCTCGACAGCGCGGGCTCCTCGTTACCGCCCCGAGTCGTCGTCGATACCGTTGTGGCGCATCTGCGACGCGAGGCCGAAATCGGCGGCTATCGCGCGGCGAACGAGCGACTCGACGATCTCGCCGCGGTGAAAACCGATATCGGCCGACTCATCAACGCCGATCCGACCGGCATCGCGCTCAGCGATAGCGCGACCCGCGCGTGGGCCGACTTCTTCTATTCGGTCCCACTCGCTCCCGGCGACCGCATCCTCATCTCCGGCGCCGACTATGCGAGCAATGCCATTGCGGCGCTGCAGCGGGCCAAGGCGACCGGCGCAGTGGTCGAACAGATTCCCAGCGACGGCAGCGGCCAGCTCGACCTCGACGCGCTCGCCGACATGGTCGACGAACGGGTCCAGCTGGTGTCGGTGCTCCACGCCCCGACCAATGGCGGTCTGGTCAACCCGGCCGCCGACGCCACGCGGATCGCGCATTCGGTCGGCGCGCTGGTACTGCTCGATGCCTGCCAGTCGGCCGGACAGCTGCCGATCGATGTGGCCGAACTCGACGTCGACGCGCTCTCGGTCACCGGGCGCAAATGGCTGCGCGGACCGCGTGGTACCGGATTCCTTTATGTGCGACCAGGATTGGCAGCGTCGATGGAGCCACAGCGGCTGGATCTACACAGCGCGCAGTGGACCGGCCCTCAGGAGTACGCCCTGGTGCCCGATGCGAGGCGCTTCGAATTCTGGGAATGCGATGTCGCGGCCCGACTCGGTCTCGGTGCGGCTGTGCGGTATCTGCTCGAACTGGGGCCCGATGACGTCTACGACGCCATCGCGGTCCGGGCGGAACATCTGCGCAAATCGCTGCCGGAAATCGACGGAGTCACGGTGCGCGACATCGGGATTCGACACAGCGGCATCGTTTCGTTCACCGTCGAAGGGAAATCCGCCGTCGAGGTGCGCGATCGCCTTGCGGCGCAGAATATTACGGTGACGGCCAGCCATGCCAGTTCTACGCTGCTGGATATGACCGCCCGTGGCCTGGATTCGGTGGTGCGCGCCTCGCCGCACTGCTTCGTGAGTTTCGAGGAGCTGGACCGGTTCGTCGGCGCGGTCGCGACGCTCTGA
- a CDS encoding ribonuclease Z produces MSPRELVVLGTASQVPTKQRNHNGYLLRWGDEGILFDPGEGTQRQMTYAGVSVTDITRIAVTHFHGDHCLGLPGIIQRINLDKVAHPVDVYYPASGEAFFDRLSNASSFYRTVELRAHPIADPGALDAPGAPFVLEAVALSHPVDTFGYRLTEPSGVRILPERLAVFGLHGPAVGQLQRTGSIELAGRTITLADVSEPRPGQSFAFVMDTRLCPGVLSLASGVDMLVIEATFLDVDAQLAEEYGHLTAGQAARVAAEAGVRTLVLTHFSQRYRDLDAHLAEAALHFTGEIVIATDLARIPLPPRH; encoded by the coding sequence ATGTCACCTCGCGAACTGGTCGTCCTCGGCACCGCGAGTCAGGTTCCGACCAAGCAGCGCAACCACAATGGGTATCTGCTGCGCTGGGGCGACGAGGGCATCCTCTTCGATCCGGGCGAGGGCACCCAGCGGCAGATGACGTACGCGGGCGTGTCGGTCACCGACATCACCCGGATCGCGGTGACGCATTTCCACGGCGACCACTGCCTCGGACTACCCGGCATCATCCAGCGGATCAATCTGGACAAGGTCGCCCATCCGGTCGATGTGTACTACCCCGCCTCTGGTGAGGCGTTCTTCGATCGGCTGAGCAATGCCAGCTCGTTCTATCGCACCGTCGAGCTCCGGGCGCATCCGATCGCCGATCCGGGTGCGCTGGACGCGCCTGGTGCACCGTTCGTCCTCGAAGCGGTCGCGCTATCGCATCCGGTCGACACCTTCGGCTACCGCCTCACCGAACCGAGCGGTGTGCGCATCCTGCCGGAGCGGCTCGCCGTATTCGGCCTGCACGGCCCGGCGGTCGGACAACTGCAGCGCACGGGCAGTATCGAATTAGCCGGGCGCACAATCACGCTGGCCGATGTCAGCGAGCCGAGGCCGGGCCAGAGCTTCGCATTCGTGATGGACACCCGCCTATGCCCGGGCGTGCTGTCCCTCGCCTCGGGCGTGGACATGCTGGTGATCGAGGCGACCTTCCTGGACGTCGATGCGCAGCTCGCCGAGGAATACGGCCACCTGACCGCGGGCCAAGCCGCCCGAGTCGCCGCCGAAGCCGGTGTGCGCACCCTGGTTCTGACCCACTTCTCCCAGCGCTACCGCGACCTCGACGCCCACCTCGCCGAGGCAGCCCTGCACTTCACGGGCGAGATCGTCATCGCCACAGACCTCGCGAGAATCCCCCTCCCGCCCCGCCACTGA
- a CDS encoding TetR/AcrR family transcriptional regulator, whose amino-acid sequence MSAVDNVFMVGSEPLRERLVGAGVDMLEEVGAAQLGLRAITRAAGVSHGAPRRHFPTHRALLAAIAARGFADLIERFAKVEVGASTPREHLERMAAEYVEFAGERPEMFTLMFRHDLLEGSGENLRGITLPLFERFAALVREAAPPSAGPEKRAIALWTSLHGIAALQVNRSLRLVAPTANARTLATHAIDLHIG is encoded by the coding sequence ATGAGCGCCGTAGACAATGTCTTCATGGTCGGAAGCGAACCGTTGCGGGAACGATTGGTCGGCGCCGGGGTCGACATGCTCGAGGAGGTCGGCGCGGCCCAGTTGGGCCTGCGTGCGATTACCCGCGCGGCCGGGGTGTCCCACGGTGCGCCACGCAGGCACTTTCCGACGCACCGCGCACTCTTGGCCGCCATCGCCGCGCGCGGTTTCGCCGATCTCATCGAGCGGTTCGCGAAGGTGGAGGTAGGCGCGAGCACGCCGAGGGAACATCTGGAACGGATGGCCGCCGAGTACGTCGAATTCGCCGGCGAGCGCCCGGAGATGTTCACGCTGATGTTCCGCCACGACCTACTCGAGGGCTCCGGCGAGAATCTCCGCGGGATCACCCTGCCGCTCTTCGAGCGCTTTGCGGCGCTGGTTCGCGAAGCCGCCCCACCATCGGCCGGCCCAGAAAAGCGCGCGATCGCCCTGTGGACCAGCCTCCATGGCATCGCCGCCCTCCAGGTCAACCGCAGCCTCCGCCTGGTGGCTCCCACCGCCAACGCCCGCACCCTCGCAACCCACGCAATCGACCTACACATCGGCTGA
- a CDS encoding lysophospholipid acyltransferase family protein — MSTATFSEAHVWYRLFKYVLLGPLLRLLGRPEVEGLRHVPRTGPVIIAANHLAMLDSMYLALALPRRVTFLAKQEYFTGTGFKGRFQRWFFTVAGQVPVNRTGGTAAADALTAATKILESGDVWAIHPEGTRSPDGRIYRGRTGALRVAMATGAPVIPVVLAGTDKVNPRGHRLPRFGKVHISFGTPRYYPQLTPTHPAPDTCQVRAATDELMRELAARSGRRYVDRYAATFSNRP, encoded by the coding sequence TTGTCTACGGCAACTTTCTCGGAGGCTCATGTGTGGTACCGGTTGTTCAAGTACGTCCTGCTCGGCCCCCTGCTGCGGCTGCTCGGCCGCCCCGAGGTGGAAGGGCTGCGGCACGTACCCCGCACCGGACCGGTGATCATCGCGGCCAACCATCTCGCGATGCTCGACTCGATGTATCTCGCGCTGGCCCTGCCGCGCCGGGTCACCTTCCTGGCCAAGCAGGAGTACTTCACCGGGACCGGATTCAAGGGCCGGTTCCAACGCTGGTTCTTCACCGTCGCGGGTCAGGTCCCGGTGAACCGCACCGGCGGCACCGCCGCCGCGGACGCACTGACCGCCGCAACGAAAATCCTCGAATCCGGCGACGTCTGGGCCATCCATCCGGAGGGCACCCGCTCCCCGGACGGCCGCATCTATCGCGGCCGCACCGGCGCATTGCGCGTCGCCATGGCCACCGGCGCTCCGGTCATCCCGGTCGTGCTGGCGGGCACCGACAAGGTGAATCCGCGCGGCCATCGGCTGCCGCGCTTCGGCAAGGTGCACATCAGCTTCGGCACGCCGCGCTACTACCCACAGCTCACTCCGACCCACCCGGCACCGGACACCTGTCAGGTCCGCGCCGCGACCGACGAACTGATGCGGGAATTGGCCGCCCGATCCGGCCGGCGCTACGTCGATCGCTACGCGGCAACTTTCTCGAATCGCCCATAA